One segment of Phaeacidiphilus oryzae TH49 DNA contains the following:
- a CDS encoding DUF5914 domain-containing protein: MRSLPLSRRRGRTRWQDQPPTWRQASRALIARALERCTARPSGNWYVLAPSRELRPDGPPLGRTIADQEVVAWRGPNGAVLAGPGACPHLGAPLKDARTACGTLLCHWHGLRLTGRPHAGWRPFPAHDDGVLLWVRLDGAGGEAPTAAPYLPERPPPGEGVAAVYTVEGRCEPEDVVANRLDPWHGAWFHPYSFVDLTVRPPAGDGDVLDVDVAFKVAGGLVVPVRARFTAPEPRTVVMRITEGEGTGSVVETHAVPVRRSATAPRTAVVEAVIASSGRRGFAAARRAAPVLRAVLRATAARLWRDDLAYAERRWQLRAEGRFPGGGPLP, from the coding sequence GTGAGGTCCCTGCCCCTCAGCCGTCGCCGCGGCCGCACCCGCTGGCAGGACCAGCCGCCCACCTGGCGGCAGGCCTCCCGGGCCCTGATCGCCCGCGCCCTGGAACGCTGCACCGCCCGCCCCTCGGGCAACTGGTACGTCCTGGCCCCCTCCCGCGAGCTGCGCCCGGACGGCCCGCCCCTCGGCCGCACCATCGCCGACCAGGAGGTCGTGGCCTGGCGCGGGCCGAACGGCGCGGTGCTGGCCGGGCCCGGCGCCTGCCCCCACCTGGGCGCCCCCCTCAAGGACGCCCGCACCGCCTGCGGAACCCTCCTCTGCCACTGGCACGGCCTCCGTCTCACCGGCCGGCCGCACGCCGGATGGCGGCCGTTCCCCGCGCACGACGACGGGGTTCTGCTCTGGGTCCGCCTGGACGGCGCCGGGGGAGAGGCACCGACGGCGGCTCCGTACCTTCCCGAGCGTCCGCCGCCGGGCGAGGGCGTGGCCGCGGTCTACACCGTCGAGGGCCGCTGCGAGCCGGAGGACGTGGTCGCCAACCGGCTCGACCCCTGGCACGGGGCCTGGTTCCACCCGTACTCCTTCGTCGACCTCACCGTCCGGCCGCCCGCGGGCGACGGGGACGTCCTGGACGTCGACGTGGCCTTCAAGGTGGCCGGGGGGCTCGTCGTCCCGGTCCGGGCCCGGTTCACCGCGCCCGAACCGCGCACCGTCGTCATGCGGATCACCGAGGGGGAGGGCACCGGCTCGGTGGTGGAGACCCATGCCGTCCCCGTCCGCCGCTCGGCCACCGCCCCCCGGACAGCGGTGGTCGAGGCCGTCATCGCGTCCTCGGGGCGCCGCGGGTTCGCCGCGGCCCGCCGGGCCGCCCCCGTGCTGCGGGCCGTGCTGCGTGCCACCGCCGCCCGGCTGTGGCGGGACGACCTCGCCTACGCGGAACGCCGCTGGCAACTGCGGGCCGAAGGCCGCTTCCCCGGTGGCGGCCCGCTGCCCTGA
- a CDS encoding phytoene/squalene synthase family protein codes for MTGRELDAAGITDAALRRDYELCRRLNARHGKTYFLATRLLTTERRPAVHALYGFARWADEIVDDLHSTADRTQRERALDRLAREVDTALGGGSAAQPVVRALADTAARYAIPARHFADFLAAMRSDLDVTDYPDYTALRSYIHGSAAVIGLQMLPVLGTVAPREEAAPHAAALGVAFQLTNFLRDVGEDLDRGRVYLPADLLRAHGVDRELLQWCRRTGARDRRVRAAIAAGADLTRGVYRLAAPGIEMLDPVSRPCVRTAFILYGDILRAIAADRYDVLHRRSAVSRRRRIAVAADGLRHLAAARLRHRGGAGGPAAEGSLARTDTRRAA; via the coding sequence ATGACCGGCCGAGAACTCGACGCCGCCGGCATCACCGATGCCGCGCTGCGCCGGGACTACGAGCTGTGCCGCCGGCTGAACGCCCGCCACGGCAAGACCTACTTCCTCGCCACCCGGCTGCTCACCACCGAGCGGCGCCCGGCGGTGCACGCCCTGTACGGCTTCGCCCGCTGGGCCGACGAGATCGTCGACGACCTCCACAGCACCGCCGACCGCACCCAGCGGGAGAGGGCACTGGACCGGCTCGCCCGCGAGGTGGACACCGCCCTCGGCGGAGGTTCCGCCGCCCAGCCGGTGGTGCGGGCCCTGGCCGACACCGCCGCCCGCTACGCGATCCCGGCCCGGCACTTCGCGGACTTCCTGGCCGCCATGCGCAGCGACCTGGACGTCACCGACTATCCGGACTACACCGCGCTGCGCTCCTATATCCATGGCTCGGCGGCCGTCATCGGGCTCCAGATGCTCCCGGTGCTCGGCACCGTCGCCCCCCGCGAGGAGGCCGCTCCACACGCCGCCGCCCTCGGTGTGGCCTTCCAGCTCACCAACTTCCTCCGGGACGTCGGCGAGGACCTCGACCGCGGCCGGGTCTACCTGCCCGCCGATCTGCTGCGGGCGCACGGGGTGGACCGCGAGCTCCTGCAGTGGTGCCGGCGCACCGGCGCCCGGGACCGGCGGGTCCGGGCCGCGATCGCGGCCGGGGCCGATCTGACCCGGGGGGTGTACCGGCTGGCCGCCCCCGGGATCGAGATGCTCGACCCTGTCTCCCGGCCCTGCGTCAGGACCGCGTTCATCCTCTACGGCGACATCCTCCGGGCGATCGCCGCCGACCGCTACGACGTCCTCCACCGCAGGTCCGCCGTGTCGCGCCGGCGCCGGATCGCCGTGGCCGCAGACGGTCTCCGCCACCTCGCCGCCGCCCGCCTCCGCCACCGGGGAGGCGCCGGCGGTCCGGCGGCCGAGGGCTCCCTGGCCCGCACGGACACCCGGAGGGCCGCGTGA